A window of Ptychodera flava strain L36383 chromosome 1, AS_Pfla_20210202, whole genome shotgun sequence contains these coding sequences:
- the LOC139152195 gene encoding uncharacterized protein, whose translation MDPATKLIEFSSTQWNHYNKLKVLYKKKIQCESHINNLTDYIENDITPKGLKIKVRPNICNERPGFKNNVKRVLHNTERKLMHLIINEQKKAFHTYARKITDTESLMTQQLRHDQIADISEKLDRFTANLTTVRKQRHYQKLKKFKNRCHPSDNINNTTRNSRHYHSRRNNRGKKNKPTPDPKAVINLSTIKLSDSDISVLSKGLSFCPTPKTININELKLDIAEFKRKCRLAYIYRDEDDTTQANEVHRIFPREKSSYIPPASNNQNLERFLNMVEGDILNRYNWNKSWDNLSANERKSFTQLKNREDIVIKPADKGGSIVVMDTTWYATECHKQLQDTQFYEQLPCDPTEQYTDQLQKKINRWKRKGWISNKTASHLLPPEPKPGHFYGLPKVHKKDTPLRPIIPQCQALTNQLATFVDYHLQPIVKSLPSYIQDTNHHLQDIDQVTVPDNALLVTIDGKSLYTNIPQEFSLNAVRDFVTTSNIDNPELLIEMLEFILHHNYFVFHETFYLQKHGTAMGSKVAPSYANLAMGKIEKSILHGHDFKPQRWKRFIDDVRFIWIHGLTKLHNFLQFCNQIHPTIKFTMEYSSLSLPFLDTLMTIQDNQISTSIYSKPTDRHTYLWFTSCHPKHTFKSISWSQTLRYRRICSNETLFDSATKQMKEHFVNRGYNAREIDNKLM comes from the coding sequence ATGGATCCTGCAACTAAACTAATAGAGTTTTCAAGCACACAATGGAACCACTACAACAAGTTGAAGGTTCTCTACAAAAAGAAGATACAATGTGAAAGTCACATCAATAATCTTACAGACTACATAGAAAATGACATCACACCGAAGGGATTGAAAATAAAGGTGAGACCGAACATTTGCAATGAAAGACCGGGCTTCAAAAACAATGTGAAGAGAGTGCTGCACAATACAGAACGAAAACTTATGCATCTCATTATAAATGAACAAAAGAAAGCTTTTCACACCTACGCCAGGAAAATCACTGACACTGAATCTCTAATGACTCAACAACTAAGACATGATCAGATTGCTGATATTTCTGAGAAACTCGATCGATTCACAGCCAATTTAACAACTGTCCGCAAACAAAGACATTATCAGaaactcaagaaattcaaaaatcgatGTCACCCCTCTGATAATATCAACAATACCACAAGGAACTCTCGCCACTACCACAGTCGTCGTAACAACAGGGGAAAGAAAAATAAGCCTACTCCAGACCCCAAAGCTGTGATCAATCTTTCCACCATTAAACTTAGTGACTCTGACATCAGCGTTCTTTCAAAGGGACTCTCTTTCTGCCCCACACCGAAAACAATTAATATCAACGAACTCAAACTGGACATTGCAGAATTCAAAAGAAAGTGCAGACTTGCATATATATACCGGGATGAAGATGATACCACTCAGGCCAACGAAGTACACAGAATATTCCCTCGAGAGAAATCTTCCTACATCCCCCCTGCCAGCAACAATCAAAATCTAGAGAGATTTCTTAACATGGTAGAAGGTGATATCCTTAACCGCTACAATTGGAACAAATCATGGGACAACCTGTCGGCCAACGAACGGAAATCATTTACACAACTTAAGAACAGAGAAGATATTGTCATCAAACCGGCTGATAAAGGAGGCAGCATCGTTGTCATGGACACCACTTGGTACGCCACTGAATGCCATAAACAACTCCAAGACACACAGTTCTATGAACAACTTCCCTGTGACCCCACTGAACAATACACCGACCAACTCCAGAAGAAAATCAATCGCTGGAAGAGAAAGGGCTGGATTTCTAACAAGACAGCCTCCCATCTCCTACCTCCTGAACCCAAACCCGGTCACTTCTACGGACTCCCAAAAGTTCACAAGAAAGACACCCCACTTCGTCCCATAATTCCACAATGCCAAGCTCTTACTAACCAACTCGCAACATTCGTCGACTACCACCTCCAGCCTATTGTCAAATCCCTACCATCATATATACAAGACACTAACCACCATCTTCAAGACATCGATCAAGTCACTGTCCCCGACAATGCTCTTCTCGTCACCATTGATGGTAAATCACTATATACCAACATACCACAAGAATTTAGTCTCAACGCAGTCCGTGATTTTGTCACAACATCTAATATAGACAATCCGGAACTTCTCATAGAGATGTTAGAATTCATTCTCCATCACAACTactttgtttttcatgaaaccTTTTACTTACAGAAACATGGTACAGCCATGGGATCAAAGGTCGCACCATCATACGCAAACCTTGCCATGGGTAAGATCGAAAAATCTATTTTACACGGTCACGATTTCAAACCCCAGAGATGGAAAAGATTCATTGATGATGTTCGTTTCATCTGGATACATGGCCTGACCAAACTACACAATTTCCTCCAATTCTGTAATCAAATTCACCCCACAATCAAATTCACTATGGAATATAGTTCACTCAGCCTGCCCTTTTTAGACACTCTCATGACCATCCAAGACAACCAAATTTCCACCTCCATCTACAGCAAACCCACCGATCGCCACACCTACCTGTGGTTCACCTCTTGTCACcctaaacatacgtttaaatCAATCTCATGGAGCCAAACTCTTCGCTATCGCCGAATTTGCTCCAACGAAACCCTCTTTGACAGTGCCACTAAACAGATGAAAGAACATTTTGTCAACCGCGGTTACAATGCTAGGGAGATTGATAACAAATTAATGTag